From Nicotiana tabacum cultivar K326 chromosome 22, ASM71507v2, whole genome shotgun sequence, one genomic window encodes:
- the LOC107829874 gene encoding DNA polymerase eta-like isoform X1, with the protein MPVARPESSDSRVIAHVDMDCFYVQVEQRKQPSLRGQPAAVVQYNSWQGGGLIAVSYEARKFGVKRSMRGDEAKQVCPEIHLVQVPVARGKADLNSYRNAGSEVVTILSRRGRCERASIDEVYLDLTIAAEAMLADNPPECLETISEEAVKSHVLGLEVGTNPRENVRHWLTRSDASRRDKLLACGALIVAELRLQVLEETEFTCSAGIAHNKMLAKLASGMNKPAQQTLVPFSSISKLLETLPIKKMKQLGGKLGTSLQIDLGVNTVGDLLQFSEEKLQEYYGLNTGSWLWNTARGISGEEVKERLLPNSHGSGKTFPGPRALKTVASVEKWLSELCEELSERLQSDLEQNKRIAHTLTLHAQAHKSNDADSFKKFPSKSCPLRYETAKIKEDALSLFQAGLREYLGQYNVKTSGNKNCGWGITGLSVSASKIVAIPSGTRSIMNYFQNQEETYPQVKLSSEKLIQDAPLLSPSENCLGCGGHPTLQSTEQLARHEEDKETKRCIEEEDKEMCKEKGFLLSPEQLPDKETLICSSPDPLDAEVYPKWEKEYPRWEKDQTESSGVSLTEKSRDTFESEEGKRKSNKEKGMQTISRYFQSQNSGSLIQIEHASTTNLSESSSLSGPHGEQPQENSLTRGESSVDARLCSQFKRPAWSYDIDEIDQDVLKELPKQIQEEVHAWLRPQKRSNTVKRDLGITRYFLPSKDK; encoded by the exons ATGCCGGTGGCAAGGCCTGAGTCATCGGATTCTAGAGTTATTGCTCATGTCGACATGGATTGCTTCTATGTTCAAG TGGAGCAGCGAAAGCAACCAAGTCTAAGAGGTCAACCCGCTGCTGTTGTACAGTACAATTCTTGGCAAGGTGGGGGGCTGATCGCTGTCAGTTATGAGGCTCGTAAATTTGGGGTGAAGCG CTCAATGCGAGGTGATGAAGCAAAGCAAGTTTGTCCGGAGATTCATCTTGTTCAAGTCCCAGTTGCCCGTGGTAAAGCTGACCTAAATTCTTACAGGAATGCAGGCTCAGAG GTTGTCACCATACTTTCAAGAAGAGGCCGATGTGAGCGTGCTTCAATTGATGAAGTGTATTTGGATCTCACTATAGCTGCTGAAGCAATGTTGGCAGATAATCCTCCTGAGTGCCTGGAAACAATCAGTGaagaagcagtgaaatcacatGTTTTGGGTCTTGAG GTTGGTACCAATCCCAGAGAGAATGTCAGACATTGGCTCACCAGAAGTGACGCTAGTCGCCGTGATAAGTTGTTAGCCTGTGGAGCGCTTATTGTTGCAGAACTTAGGCTGCAAGTATTAGAAGAGACTGAATTCACTTGTTCTGCAGGCATTGCTCATAATAAG ATGCTGGCCAAACTAGCAAGTGGAATGAATAAACCTGCTCAGCAAACTTTGGTGCCTTTCTCATCCATCAGCAAATTACTCGAAACTTTGCCTATAAAGAAAAT GAAACAGCTTGGAGGAAAACTTGGAACTTCTTTGCAAATTGACTTAGGTGTGAACACTGTTGGGGATCTGCTCCAGTTTTCAGAAGAGAAGCTACAAGAGTATTATGGATTAAATACTGG TTCCTGGTTATGGAATACAGCtaggggcattagtggggaagaGGTCAAGGAACGCCTTCTTCCCAACAGTCATGGTTCGGGAAAGACATTCCCTGGACCTCGAGCTCTCAAAACTGTTGCTTCT GTTGAAAAGTGGCTCAGTGAACTCTGCGAAGAACTTAGTGAACGTCTTCAGTCTGATCTAGAACAGAATAAGCGGATTGCACATACTCTTACTCTACATGCTCAAGCACACAAG TCAAATGACGCAGATTCGTTCAAGAAATTTCCATCAAAGTCATGTCCACTAAGGTATGAGACTGCCAAGATTAAGGAAGATGCCCTCAGCCTGTTTCAAGCAGGATTGCGTGAATATCTTGGCCAGTATAATGTGAAGACTTCAGGAAATAAAAACTGTGGGTGGGGAATAACTGGTCTTTCTGTTTCAGCCAGTAAAATAGTAGCCATACCATCT GGTACACGGTCTATcatgaattattttcaaaaccAAGAGGAAACTTACCCTCAAGTAAAACTATCCAGCGAAAAGCTTATCCAAGATGCTCCACTTTTGTCCCCTTCAG AGAACTGTCTAGGATGTGGAGGTCATCCAACTTTGCAGTCAACAGAACAACTAGCACGACATGAGGAAGATAAAGAGACTAAACGTTGCATAGAGGAAGAGGACAAGGAGATGTGTAAAGAAAAG GGCTTTCTTTTATCACCTGAACAGCTACCAGATAAAGAGACTTTGATATGTTCTTCACCAG ATCCTTTAGATGCTGAAGTGTATCCGAAATGGGAGAAAGAGTATCCGAGATGGGAGAAAGATCAGACTGAATCAAGTGGGGTCTCCCTTACTGAAAAGAGTAGAGATACTTTTGAGTCGGAGGAAGGGAAGAGGAAGTCCAATAAAGAAAAG GGAATGCAAACAATCTCGCGATATTTTCAAAGTCAAAACTCTGGCTCTCTCATACAGATAGAACATGCTAGCACTACTAATCTTAGCGAATCATCCTCCTTGTCAG GCCCTCATGGTGAACAACCTCAAGAAAATTCACTTACAAGGGGTGAGTCCAGTGTCGATGCACGTCTTTGCAGCCAGTTTAAAAGACCTGCCTGGAGTTACGACATTGATGAGATTGACCAGGATGTCTTGAAGGAGTTACCAAAACAAATTCAAGAAGAGGTACATGCATGGCTCAGGCCTCAGAAGCGATCTAATACAGTGAAAAGGGATTTAGGTATTACTCGTTATTTCTTACCTTCAAAGGATAAATAG
- the LOC107829874 gene encoding DNA polymerase eta-like isoform X4: MPVARPESSDSRVIAHVDMDCFYVQVEQRKQPSLRGQPAAVVQYNSWQGGGLIAVSYEARKFGVKRSMRGDEAKQVCPEIHLVQVPVARGKADLNSYRNAGSEVVTILSRRGRCERASIDEVYLDLTIAAEAMLADNPPECLETISEEAVKSHVLGLEVGTNPRENVRHWLTRSDASRRDKLLACGALIVAELRLQVLEETEFTCSAGIAHNKMLAKLASGMNKPAQQTLVPFSSISKLLETLPIKKMKQLGGKLGTSLQIDLGVNTVGDLLQFSEEKLQEYYGLNTGSWLWNTARGISGEEVKERLLPNSHGSGKTFPGPRALKTVASVEKWLSELCEELSERLQSDLEQNKRIAHTLTLHAQAHKGTRSIMNYFQNQEETYPQVKLSSEKLIQDAPLLSPSENCLGCGGHPTLQSTEQLARHEEDKETKRCIEEEDKEMCKEKGFLLSPEQLPDKETLICSSPDAEVYPKWEKEYPRWEKDQTESSGVSLTEKSRDTFESEEGKRKSNKEKGMQTISRYFQSQNSGSLIQIEHASTTNLSESSSLSGPHGEQPQENSLTRGESSVDARLCSQFKRPAWSYDIDEIDQDVLKELPKQIQEEVHAWLRPQKRSNTVKRDLGITRYFLPSKDK, translated from the exons ATGCCGGTGGCAAGGCCTGAGTCATCGGATTCTAGAGTTATTGCTCATGTCGACATGGATTGCTTCTATGTTCAAG TGGAGCAGCGAAAGCAACCAAGTCTAAGAGGTCAACCCGCTGCTGTTGTACAGTACAATTCTTGGCAAGGTGGGGGGCTGATCGCTGTCAGTTATGAGGCTCGTAAATTTGGGGTGAAGCG CTCAATGCGAGGTGATGAAGCAAAGCAAGTTTGTCCGGAGATTCATCTTGTTCAAGTCCCAGTTGCCCGTGGTAAAGCTGACCTAAATTCTTACAGGAATGCAGGCTCAGAG GTTGTCACCATACTTTCAAGAAGAGGCCGATGTGAGCGTGCTTCAATTGATGAAGTGTATTTGGATCTCACTATAGCTGCTGAAGCAATGTTGGCAGATAATCCTCCTGAGTGCCTGGAAACAATCAGTGaagaagcagtgaaatcacatGTTTTGGGTCTTGAG GTTGGTACCAATCCCAGAGAGAATGTCAGACATTGGCTCACCAGAAGTGACGCTAGTCGCCGTGATAAGTTGTTAGCCTGTGGAGCGCTTATTGTTGCAGAACTTAGGCTGCAAGTATTAGAAGAGACTGAATTCACTTGTTCTGCAGGCATTGCTCATAATAAG ATGCTGGCCAAACTAGCAAGTGGAATGAATAAACCTGCTCAGCAAACTTTGGTGCCTTTCTCATCCATCAGCAAATTACTCGAAACTTTGCCTATAAAGAAAAT GAAACAGCTTGGAGGAAAACTTGGAACTTCTTTGCAAATTGACTTAGGTGTGAACACTGTTGGGGATCTGCTCCAGTTTTCAGAAGAGAAGCTACAAGAGTATTATGGATTAAATACTGG TTCCTGGTTATGGAATACAGCtaggggcattagtggggaagaGGTCAAGGAACGCCTTCTTCCCAACAGTCATGGTTCGGGAAAGACATTCCCTGGACCTCGAGCTCTCAAAACTGTTGCTTCT GTTGAAAAGTGGCTCAGTGAACTCTGCGAAGAACTTAGTGAACGTCTTCAGTCTGATCTAGAACAGAATAAGCGGATTGCACATACTCTTACTCTACATGCTCAAGCACACAAG GGTACACGGTCTATcatgaattattttcaaaaccAAGAGGAAACTTACCCTCAAGTAAAACTATCCAGCGAAAAGCTTATCCAAGATGCTCCACTTTTGTCCCCTTCAG AGAACTGTCTAGGATGTGGAGGTCATCCAACTTTGCAGTCAACAGAACAACTAGCACGACATGAGGAAGATAAAGAGACTAAACGTTGCATAGAGGAAGAGGACAAGGAGATGTGTAAAGAAAAG GGCTTTCTTTTATCACCTGAACAGCTACCAGATAAAGAGACTTTGATATGTTCTTCACCAG ATGCTGAAGTGTATCCGAAATGGGAGAAAGAGTATCCGAGATGGGAGAAAGATCAGACTGAATCAAGTGGGGTCTCCCTTACTGAAAAGAGTAGAGATACTTTTGAGTCGGAGGAAGGGAAGAGGAAGTCCAATAAAGAAAAG GGAATGCAAACAATCTCGCGATATTTTCAAAGTCAAAACTCTGGCTCTCTCATACAGATAGAACATGCTAGCACTACTAATCTTAGCGAATCATCCTCCTTGTCAG GCCCTCATGGTGAACAACCTCAAGAAAATTCACTTACAAGGGGTGAGTCCAGTGTCGATGCACGTCTTTGCAGCCAGTTTAAAAGACCTGCCTGGAGTTACGACATTGATGAGATTGACCAGGATGTCTTGAAGGAGTTACCAAAACAAATTCAAGAAGAGGTACATGCATGGCTCAGGCCTCAGAAGCGATCTAATACAGTGAAAAGGGATTTAGGTATTACTCGTTATTTCTTACCTTCAAAGGATAAATAG
- the LOC107829874 gene encoding DNA polymerase eta-like isoform X2 codes for MPVARPESSDSRVIAHVDMDCFYVQVEQRKQPSLRGQPAAVVQYNSWQGGGLIAVSYEARKFGVKRSMRGDEAKQVCPEIHLVQVPVARGKADLNSYRNAGSEVVTILSRRGRCERASIDEVYLDLTIAAEAMLADNPPECLETISEEAVKSHVLGLEVGTNPRENVRHWLTRSDASRRDKLLACGALIVAELRLQVLEETEFTCSAGIAHNKMLAKLASGMNKPAQQTLVPFSSISKLLETLPIKKMKQLGGKLGTSLQIDLGVNTVGDLLQFSEEKLQEYYGLNTGSWLWNTARGISGEEVKERLLPNSHGSGKTFPGPRALKTVASVEKWLSELCEELSERLQSDLEQNKRIAHTLTLHAQAHKSNDADSFKKFPSKSCPLRYETAKIKEDALSLFQAGLREYLGQYNVKTSGNKNCGWGITGLSVSASKIVAIPSGTRSIMNYFQNQEETYPQVKLSSEKLIQDAPLLSPSENCLGCGGHPTLQSTEQLARHEEDKETKRCIEEEDKEMCKEKGFLLSPEQLPDKETLICSSPDAEVYPKWEKEYPRWEKDQTESSGVSLTEKSRDTFESEEGKRKSNKEKGMQTISRYFQSQNSGSLIQIEHASTTNLSESSSLSGPHGEQPQENSLTRGESSVDARLCSQFKRPAWSYDIDEIDQDVLKELPKQIQEEVHAWLRPQKRSNTVKRDLGITRYFLPSKDK; via the exons ATGCCGGTGGCAAGGCCTGAGTCATCGGATTCTAGAGTTATTGCTCATGTCGACATGGATTGCTTCTATGTTCAAG TGGAGCAGCGAAAGCAACCAAGTCTAAGAGGTCAACCCGCTGCTGTTGTACAGTACAATTCTTGGCAAGGTGGGGGGCTGATCGCTGTCAGTTATGAGGCTCGTAAATTTGGGGTGAAGCG CTCAATGCGAGGTGATGAAGCAAAGCAAGTTTGTCCGGAGATTCATCTTGTTCAAGTCCCAGTTGCCCGTGGTAAAGCTGACCTAAATTCTTACAGGAATGCAGGCTCAGAG GTTGTCACCATACTTTCAAGAAGAGGCCGATGTGAGCGTGCTTCAATTGATGAAGTGTATTTGGATCTCACTATAGCTGCTGAAGCAATGTTGGCAGATAATCCTCCTGAGTGCCTGGAAACAATCAGTGaagaagcagtgaaatcacatGTTTTGGGTCTTGAG GTTGGTACCAATCCCAGAGAGAATGTCAGACATTGGCTCACCAGAAGTGACGCTAGTCGCCGTGATAAGTTGTTAGCCTGTGGAGCGCTTATTGTTGCAGAACTTAGGCTGCAAGTATTAGAAGAGACTGAATTCACTTGTTCTGCAGGCATTGCTCATAATAAG ATGCTGGCCAAACTAGCAAGTGGAATGAATAAACCTGCTCAGCAAACTTTGGTGCCTTTCTCATCCATCAGCAAATTACTCGAAACTTTGCCTATAAAGAAAAT GAAACAGCTTGGAGGAAAACTTGGAACTTCTTTGCAAATTGACTTAGGTGTGAACACTGTTGGGGATCTGCTCCAGTTTTCAGAAGAGAAGCTACAAGAGTATTATGGATTAAATACTGG TTCCTGGTTATGGAATACAGCtaggggcattagtggggaagaGGTCAAGGAACGCCTTCTTCCCAACAGTCATGGTTCGGGAAAGACATTCCCTGGACCTCGAGCTCTCAAAACTGTTGCTTCT GTTGAAAAGTGGCTCAGTGAACTCTGCGAAGAACTTAGTGAACGTCTTCAGTCTGATCTAGAACAGAATAAGCGGATTGCACATACTCTTACTCTACATGCTCAAGCACACAAG TCAAATGACGCAGATTCGTTCAAGAAATTTCCATCAAAGTCATGTCCACTAAGGTATGAGACTGCCAAGATTAAGGAAGATGCCCTCAGCCTGTTTCAAGCAGGATTGCGTGAATATCTTGGCCAGTATAATGTGAAGACTTCAGGAAATAAAAACTGTGGGTGGGGAATAACTGGTCTTTCTGTTTCAGCCAGTAAAATAGTAGCCATACCATCT GGTACACGGTCTATcatgaattattttcaaaaccAAGAGGAAACTTACCCTCAAGTAAAACTATCCAGCGAAAAGCTTATCCAAGATGCTCCACTTTTGTCCCCTTCAG AGAACTGTCTAGGATGTGGAGGTCATCCAACTTTGCAGTCAACAGAACAACTAGCACGACATGAGGAAGATAAAGAGACTAAACGTTGCATAGAGGAAGAGGACAAGGAGATGTGTAAAGAAAAG GGCTTTCTTTTATCACCTGAACAGCTACCAGATAAAGAGACTTTGATATGTTCTTCACCAG ATGCTGAAGTGTATCCGAAATGGGAGAAAGAGTATCCGAGATGGGAGAAAGATCAGACTGAATCAAGTGGGGTCTCCCTTACTGAAAAGAGTAGAGATACTTTTGAGTCGGAGGAAGGGAAGAGGAAGTCCAATAAAGAAAAG GGAATGCAAACAATCTCGCGATATTTTCAAAGTCAAAACTCTGGCTCTCTCATACAGATAGAACATGCTAGCACTACTAATCTTAGCGAATCATCCTCCTTGTCAG GCCCTCATGGTGAACAACCTCAAGAAAATTCACTTACAAGGGGTGAGTCCAGTGTCGATGCACGTCTTTGCAGCCAGTTTAAAAGACCTGCCTGGAGTTACGACATTGATGAGATTGACCAGGATGTCTTGAAGGAGTTACCAAAACAAATTCAAGAAGAGGTACATGCATGGCTCAGGCCTCAGAAGCGATCTAATACAGTGAAAAGGGATTTAGGTATTACTCGTTATTTCTTACCTTCAAAGGATAAATAG
- the LOC107829874 gene encoding DNA polymerase eta-like isoform X3, whose product MPVARPESSDSRVIAHVDMDCFYVQVEQRKQPSLRGQPAAVVQYNSWQGGGLIAVSYEARKFGVKRSMRGDEAKQVCPEIHLVQVPVARGKADLNSYRNAGSEVVTILSRRGRCERASIDEVYLDLTIAAEAMLADNPPECLETISEEAVKSHVLGLEVGTNPRENVRHWLTRSDASRRDKLLACGALIVAELRLQVLEETEFTCSAGIAHNKMLAKLASGMNKPAQQTLVPFSSISKLLETLPIKKMKQLGGKLGTSLQIDLGVNTVGDLLQFSEEKLQEYYGLNTGSWLWNTARGISGEEVKERLLPNSHGSGKTFPGPRALKTVASVEKWLSELCEELSERLQSDLEQNKRIAHTLTLHAQAHKGTRSIMNYFQNQEETYPQVKLSSEKLIQDAPLLSPSENCLGCGGHPTLQSTEQLARHEEDKETKRCIEEEDKEMCKEKGFLLSPEQLPDKETLICSSPDPLDAEVYPKWEKEYPRWEKDQTESSGVSLTEKSRDTFESEEGKRKSNKEKGMQTISRYFQSQNSGSLIQIEHASTTNLSESSSLSGPHGEQPQENSLTRGESSVDARLCSQFKRPAWSYDIDEIDQDVLKELPKQIQEEVHAWLRPQKRSNTVKRDLGITRYFLPSKDK is encoded by the exons ATGCCGGTGGCAAGGCCTGAGTCATCGGATTCTAGAGTTATTGCTCATGTCGACATGGATTGCTTCTATGTTCAAG TGGAGCAGCGAAAGCAACCAAGTCTAAGAGGTCAACCCGCTGCTGTTGTACAGTACAATTCTTGGCAAGGTGGGGGGCTGATCGCTGTCAGTTATGAGGCTCGTAAATTTGGGGTGAAGCG CTCAATGCGAGGTGATGAAGCAAAGCAAGTTTGTCCGGAGATTCATCTTGTTCAAGTCCCAGTTGCCCGTGGTAAAGCTGACCTAAATTCTTACAGGAATGCAGGCTCAGAG GTTGTCACCATACTTTCAAGAAGAGGCCGATGTGAGCGTGCTTCAATTGATGAAGTGTATTTGGATCTCACTATAGCTGCTGAAGCAATGTTGGCAGATAATCCTCCTGAGTGCCTGGAAACAATCAGTGaagaagcagtgaaatcacatGTTTTGGGTCTTGAG GTTGGTACCAATCCCAGAGAGAATGTCAGACATTGGCTCACCAGAAGTGACGCTAGTCGCCGTGATAAGTTGTTAGCCTGTGGAGCGCTTATTGTTGCAGAACTTAGGCTGCAAGTATTAGAAGAGACTGAATTCACTTGTTCTGCAGGCATTGCTCATAATAAG ATGCTGGCCAAACTAGCAAGTGGAATGAATAAACCTGCTCAGCAAACTTTGGTGCCTTTCTCATCCATCAGCAAATTACTCGAAACTTTGCCTATAAAGAAAAT GAAACAGCTTGGAGGAAAACTTGGAACTTCTTTGCAAATTGACTTAGGTGTGAACACTGTTGGGGATCTGCTCCAGTTTTCAGAAGAGAAGCTACAAGAGTATTATGGATTAAATACTGG TTCCTGGTTATGGAATACAGCtaggggcattagtggggaagaGGTCAAGGAACGCCTTCTTCCCAACAGTCATGGTTCGGGAAAGACATTCCCTGGACCTCGAGCTCTCAAAACTGTTGCTTCT GTTGAAAAGTGGCTCAGTGAACTCTGCGAAGAACTTAGTGAACGTCTTCAGTCTGATCTAGAACAGAATAAGCGGATTGCACATACTCTTACTCTACATGCTCAAGCACACAAG GGTACACGGTCTATcatgaattattttcaaaaccAAGAGGAAACTTACCCTCAAGTAAAACTATCCAGCGAAAAGCTTATCCAAGATGCTCCACTTTTGTCCCCTTCAG AGAACTGTCTAGGATGTGGAGGTCATCCAACTTTGCAGTCAACAGAACAACTAGCACGACATGAGGAAGATAAAGAGACTAAACGTTGCATAGAGGAAGAGGACAAGGAGATGTGTAAAGAAAAG GGCTTTCTTTTATCACCTGAACAGCTACCAGATAAAGAGACTTTGATATGTTCTTCACCAG ATCCTTTAGATGCTGAAGTGTATCCGAAATGGGAGAAAGAGTATCCGAGATGGGAGAAAGATCAGACTGAATCAAGTGGGGTCTCCCTTACTGAAAAGAGTAGAGATACTTTTGAGTCGGAGGAAGGGAAGAGGAAGTCCAATAAAGAAAAG GGAATGCAAACAATCTCGCGATATTTTCAAAGTCAAAACTCTGGCTCTCTCATACAGATAGAACATGCTAGCACTACTAATCTTAGCGAATCATCCTCCTTGTCAG GCCCTCATGGTGAACAACCTCAAGAAAATTCACTTACAAGGGGTGAGTCCAGTGTCGATGCACGTCTTTGCAGCCAGTTTAAAAGACCTGCCTGGAGTTACGACATTGATGAGATTGACCAGGATGTCTTGAAGGAGTTACCAAAACAAATTCAAGAAGAGGTACATGCATGGCTCAGGCCTCAGAAGCGATCTAATACAGTGAAAAGGGATTTAGGTATTACTCGTTATTTCTTACCTTCAAAGGATAAATAG